The following nucleotide sequence is from Dehalococcoidales bacterium.
CCACAGGCAATCACTTCGCGAGTACCGAAGTTGATCATGAGGTCGTCCTCCAGCATGAAAATGTGGTCCTTTTTAAAACCGCTCCCGTCTATCCGTCGCATCAGCGCCTTTACCCTGCCCAGAACGTCTATGGGACTGAACGGCTTGCCGATACACTCATCAGCCCCGGCATCCAGGTACTCGGTCCGTTCCAGCTCGCTGGTCTCCGATTCGGCGATCAGTATCAGCCCCACGTCCGAGAACTCACGGATCTCGCCAATCACACTGGCGCAGTCCGTAGCAGGACAAGAACAGATCAGAAATACCAGGCTAGGCGATTCGGTCTCGATAAGGTGGATCCCGCTATCAAAGTCCTTAGCAACGATAACCTGCAGGTCCGAATAGCCTATTTGAAGACAGAGGGTGATATATTTGGCCTGGTCCGATCCCTTCTCGATTACCAGCACCTTCATCACTCCCTCCTTAGTGCCCGCGCACATATATCCCTGCTTCCCAGTGTGATGCTCGGTACGTTGAACTCCCATCGAAGACGACTATGAAGCTCCTGTCCGTCCAGAGAGGCAGGGCCGTCACTCATAATAACTGTGCTGGATTGGTGCCGGTGCAATGTGGTCATGGCCTCCTCATTACTGTCGGCGAACTGAACATGGTGACGGCAGTCTGCCGAATCGTCCGCTGTCACTCTCCCTCAGAACCGACAGCTTCTGACACCCGAAGACTCCGGCACGTTTGGTCGATTTCAACAAGAACCTCCTCTATGCCTATGTACTCAGGCCTTTGCTGAAGTGCTACTTATACTCACTATGTCACGTGATGTACCTGTGGGTAAGCCCTAGAAGTACCAACATGGGGAGCCAACTGGTTCATGGTTATAGTTCGAGAGACCAACGCCTGTTCAATACCACCATCCTCCTCATGGTGCCATTTCCCCGGAACAGATGGATGGTGATAAAATTGTAGGACATCGACAGTGCAGTGTAGTGGAGATTGACAACCAATTTCCATGGATATACTATTGATGACAAGCAGTGAGACCGGAATGCCTCCGTCAGCCGCGATTATACCAGTGCAATCGTCATATAAGGAGTATTAATGAGCAAGCTAAGAGAAGCCCTTGAAGGTGGAAAGTTCGTGGTTACTGGAGAGATTGGGCCACCTAAGGGGGTGAATATAGATAAATGCCTGGAAGATGCAGACAACCTGCGCGACCGGGTGGTGGCGCTAAACGTTACTGACCTGAAGAGTGCCGTGATGCGGATTGGCTCAATGGCCGTCTGTGCCAAGCTGGTTGAGCGGGGGCTGGAGCCGGTCTTTCAGCTTACCTGCCGTGACCGGAATCGGTTGGCACTTCAATCGGACCTGCTCAGTGCCTGGGTACTCGGTATCGAAAATGTACTCTGTCTGACTGGAGACCACCCTAATATGGGTGACCACACTGAAGCAAAATCGGTCTATGACCTTGACTCGGTGCAACTGCTCAAGGCTACCAGCACTTTGAACCAGGGGTTTGACATGACCGAGCACGAACTGGATGGCAACCCCGACTTCTTCCTGGGTGCAGTGGTTGCCCCGGCGGCTGATCCTTTGGAGCCCGAGATAATCAAGATGGGAAAGAAGACAGAAGCTGGAGCCAGGTTCTTTCAGACCCAGGCTGTCTTTGAACCGGAGATATTTGAGCGATTCATGGACC
It contains:
- a CDS encoding methylenetetrahydrofolate reductase; its protein translation is MSKLREALEGGKFVVTGEIGPPKGVNIDKCLEDADNLRDRVVALNVTDLKSAVMRIGSMAVCAKLVERGLEPVFQLTCRDRNRLALQSDLLSAWVLGIENVLCLTGDHPNMGDHTEAKSVYDLDSVQLLKATSTLNQGFDMTEHELDGNPDFFLGAVVAPAADPLEPEIIKMGKKTEAGARFFQTQAVFEPEIFERFMDQAQKFKVPIIAGIVILKSAAMARFMNSNMAGISIPDSLIEEMAETKKEDRRKKAVEITIRLIRQVKPLCQGVHIMPLGWDELVPEIIKEAELN
- a CDS encoding response regulator transcription factor, yielding MKVLVIEKGSDQAKYITLCLQIGYSDLQVIVAKDFDSGIHLIETESPSLVFLICSCPATDCASVIGEIREFSDVGLILIAESETSELERTEYLDAGADECIGKPFSPIDVLGRVKALMRRIDGSGFKKDHIFMLEDDLMINFGTREVIACGKSVKLTPIEFKLLSELVRNTGKVLTHQLLLEKAWSPECTTDITLVKRYIYRLRRKIEANPDEPQLLHSERGIGYRFAKQA